One window from the genome of Pyxicephalus adspersus chromosome 6, UCB_Pads_2.0, whole genome shotgun sequence encodes:
- the DPM1 gene encoding dolichol-phosphate mannosyltransferase subunit 1, whose translation MAAVRERKGARDGTGDMYSVLLPTYNERENLPIIVWLLVKYFGESGYKYEIIIIDDGSPDGTLEVAKQLQKIYGEDKILLRPREKKLGLGTAYIHGMQHASGNFIIIMDADLSHHPKFIPEFIKKQKEGNFDIVSGTRYIGNGGVYGWDLKRKLISRGANFLSQVLLRPGASDLTGSFRLYKKTVLQKLVDNCVSKGYVFQMEMIVRARQFNYTIGEVPISFVDRVYGESKLGGNEIVSFLKGLLTLFATT comes from the exons ATGGCGGCTGTCAGGGAGCGTAAGGGAGCCCGGGATGGGACAGGGGACATGTATTCGGTGCTGCTGCCCACCTATAACGAGAGGGAGAACCTGCCTATCATCGTCTGGCTGCTGGTCAAGTACTTCGGGGAGAG TGGCTATAAatatgagattattattattgacgATGGAAGTCCGGATGGAACGTTGGAGGTAGCCAAACAGCTGCAGAAGATCTATGGGGAAGACAAAATA TTACTCCGACCCAGAGAAAAGAAATTGGGACTAG GAACAGCCTACATACACGGCATGCAGCACGCTTCCGGAAACTTTATCATCATCATGGACGCAGATCTCTCCCACCAT cCAAAATTTATCCCTGAGTTTATAAA aaaacagaaagaagGGAACTTTGACATTGTGTCTGGCACTCGCTACATTGGTAACGGTGGAGTATATGGCTGGGATTTAAAAAGAAAGCTGATCAG CCGAGGAGCAAACTTTCTGAGCCAGGTCTTGCTGCGTCCTGGAGCCTCTGACTTAACAGGAAGTTTCAG GTTGTACAAGAAAACAGTCCTGCAGAAACTGGTGGATAACTGTGTCTCCAAGGGCTATGTCTTCCAAATGGAGATGATCGTCAGAGCCCGACAGTTTAATTACACAATTGGAGAG GTTCCAATATCGTTTGTGGATCGTGTGTATGGAGAGTCCAAGCTGGGGGGAAATGAGattgtttcctttttaaaaggCTTGTTAACACTTTTTGCTACCACATGA